Genomic DNA from Brassica rapa cultivar Chiifu-401-42 chromosome A04, CAAS_Brap_v3.01, whole genome shotgun sequence:
GATCACCTCCGCCTTTACGCCACCGGAAACAACCACCCGCGAGAACCTTGTTAGACGGAGCTCGAAACCAGACAAGCCTCCAAACAAACGCAAATCCCTACTTCACCGCCGTGTCATCCCGCCGGAGAGATCAATCGATCTTCGAGATCTCCTCCGCCTTTATCATACTTCAAACCCAAGACACGCGACCCAAGACACCATCTCTTCCTTTCCTTGTGAATCATCACCTCACCGGCGACCCTTGTCTTCTACCAAGAACTCAACCGCAGTGACCCCACCCAAGACTTACCGACAACTACGCCGACCATGAAACAAAACTAAACTAGAAAACTTTTCCCAAAGAACCGCGGGATCCTAAGTGGCAGCGCGGAGCTGTGCTAGCCTCCGCTCTCCAAAACTAGAGCCGGCGAAGGCAAATCTAATGAAGACTCCCTTCCCGGGAACTAGAGCCGGCGGCGGTGGATCTACGaaagcctccacctcccggaaaAAAACCACCACTGAACATGCATGCCACTTCTACCACCAGGACCCTCCCGACGAGAGCGTCGTTGCTCCAAGACCGAGACCACCGTAAGCGGTGATGTCGAATCCAGAGTTCGGACAAGGCAGTCGTTGACAGGACGGCGAAGAAGAGCGAAGGAGAGACACTAAGAAGGACAAAACAGAGGCTCCGGCGCcggcacggacgctcacgcgccggccgcGCGCCGACCCCCAAACTAGATCTCGCTTTTCTcgcttttctctcttttctctctctctattctaaATCCCATCCTTATTtatcttttgctttttttttgaaaaattaaaaaagaaacaattgaAAAAGTTGTAAAGTAATGACTTTTATTTCCTTGAGAGATGGAATTGATTCTCCATGAAATAATAAAGTTGAGTGTTAATCTGATTCGGCCTCTTTAATTATTTGCATCACATGTAGCATAGTGTTTAGTCAGGAGTCAGTACCAAAACTTGAGATGAGAATGACGAGACAGAAAGCTTGAAAATGAAAAGGCCGTAGTTGGACATTTTGTCTGAAGACTCTGAACTAAGTGGTGTAGGTCCAGACGTACCCAAACATGCATGAGCACTCTCTAGGATACAGCTGCCAGACCAAATCACAATCATATGATGAAATACTTTCTCGGGTAGATGATAGAGGTGGAACCAGAAGTTATGAAGCGAACAGACCTTTGATGCCAATGTTGAAGATTTAGTTCTGAAGAAACAATGGTTTACatagtaagtttttttttttttgaaattaaggAGGGAATACTTACCACTATACTAGAACGGCTTTGATTAGTAAGTTATTTTTAATCAGCAAAGCTAAACATTTACTTGGTTGTTAGTAGAAATATCTCTGGAAAGCGGCCATATCATATTCTTAGCATGAccataatttaatatatatctgGGAATATATGATAACGCAAGAACATAcatcatttttataaaatttaaatattagcATAATCGtttctatatttataaatataagcttctaaatctattttattaaagtaGAAGCTTATAAATATAAGCTTCTAAAAAAGTAtggaatattatattatatttataagaaaaagaaaataatatttaatataaaataataatataacactgtctaattacaatatatatatatatatatatatatatatataaagtaaacaTCTGTGTAGATGCATGAGTCACTTTTTATGATAGATGGAGTATGCAGCTGTGAGGATTACTAAATTCTGGGCATCTTTGTTTCGACTTTATTGGATTACACATTCATAATGTTGATCTTCTAGGTCTTGTTCACATTTTGCAAAACTTGATTCTGCTGCCCTGAAGAGCTCTGAGGCAGGCAGGGGAATCGACTAGCCTATCTAGGCCCTAGACAGCAACTTATGATAGGAAATTCCTATCGCGGTGCTAGAGCTGGAAGTTTCACATTTGGAACAGTATCTTCTCTCTTTGTACCGTGAAGCATTTAATCAAGAATCATCTTCTGTATCTCCAATACAGCAGACTCCGAGTTCTCTTAAGTCCACTATTAGAGGCAAACGTCTGGACTTCTCAACAACACCTGAACCTCGGTGTTTCTCCTTTGACAACAGCTAAAGAGTCCTTGTTTGGTCCACAAGGAAACCAGATTCTCCTAGCCTTGGCTGCAGACAAGATAACTTAGCCATGAAACCTAGGTGTTTCTCATTTGACAGTTGACTGAAGGAACCTGGTCCTGCTGCTAGGAAACTCTACTCAACAATAGTCTCTCAGTGCTTCTCCTGCAGGGAACCTCATTCAAGAAAGCTCAACAATCGATTTACGGTTTTTCTCCTTCGACAATAGGCTGAAAGATCAATCCCTGTACGATAAGGATGACATTGATTCATGTGTTCGCCGTTGCCAGTCTACTCTTAACCAATGTTCCACCTTCAACAACTAAATATCTCCACCAGAAGACTCGGTAAGTCTCACTTCTATCATCTTGTGCTTACATTAGAGTTAAACAAAATGTGTAACTTATACTCACTTTTTGATGCAACAGTACATACAAGTTATACAGTGGATCAAATATTGTAGAACACATGGGAACAAAGATATCAGATCACATATTCATGACACCAAGTTATAAGAGGAAATGATAAAGTGTACATCAGCTATATACTCCAAGCTCGCAGACCCTCTATCAATAAACCACGGTTTCTCATCCCAAAGCGAGTTTTCACCTCAAGAACAACATGATATGTGGAGCCCAAGCTTCAGGAAAAACTCCTCTTTTTGATGATCAGTTTGAGTTCAGCAGACCTTATAGCTCAATGATTGAAGTGTCACACATTCATAGAAACCATAGGAAAGGACACGACCTTGACTTGATGAATCGAAACTTCAGAACGGGAGATGAGCATCAAGAATACTCCCTCGACCACTCCAAACCTCTCTTATACTTTGCCCTTTGTTCAGGCAACCATTCTGATCCGGCGGTAAGTAGTACATAAGGCTTAAACTTTTGCTATCTTGTTTGAAGTGTTAGAGATCTTGAATGTGTTTTCTTTGGCTTGTAGATTCGTGTTTATACCCCCAAGTGGATCTACCAAGAGCTAGAAACCGCAAAAGAGGAGTATGTTCATGCAACGTTTGGGGTGAAGAAAGACCAGAAGCTAGTCTTACCAAAGATCATTGAGTCTTTTAGCAAAGACTCGGGTTTGAGTCTAGCGACATTGATGGAGATGATTCAAGAATGTCTCCCAGAGATaatgaagaaaagaataaagaaaCTTAACTCAtggagatcaagaagagcatTGTTGAGTGGATGCCACATAGCCCATAGAACTTGTTATATGAATCTTTGTTTCTTTGTAATGTTATTGGTGAAGTGTATAGGAGGATGTATGTGCAAGTGTAGAGAGTAGAAATGGAGTTAGAAGAAAACTGCATGCGTTTTTTGGTTACCAATTCGAGATGATGTTTTGGCTTTGTTTTAGAAGAGTAGGTGTGTGTACATACTAAAACGATTcccttttttgtttctttatgaCCTTGAGGCTTGATTGACTTTCTTCcctatacaaatattttaatttatgtcCTTTATATTTAGCACTTGAAAATCATTAGAGTTTAGGTTTGAAAACATACTTTCCGATTACTATCCTTCGTACTTTATCTTTATATTAACCTTTTAAGATTAAAATTGATAATAAACTGTTATTGAACCTTTCACAAAGGGAAATGGTGTAGCACTGTAGGCTATATTATAGATTGAATATTGTTCTTCCAAGGAAAagtctaaaacatttatttttgattatttaaataaaacatgaaTGTTATTTCCTTAAACATATTTCAAAGTACATCATACAAATGGTCAGAAAGTACAAAGTTGATAaattatacattaaaaatagaaaactttcaaaacaaaaaattctcaaaacgtCAAATAATAAAAGAACAAATGCAatactttattatttttttatcaataactctgataaattcaATCGCCAAACGATTAGGTGTTAAATAAGACTCAATGATAATAAtatcgaaaagaaaaaaatctgaacAGAAAGTGAACTAATTCCATGCTGAAGATcaaaaaagtttaaatattcTTTAGTCACTCACATTAATCTAACATTTGAAACTATTCACCATTCATACTATAAAGcataaacaaacacaaaaacttTTCTAGTTGTGGGATATTATGCAaacttttaataaaaacttGGTAGATAGCTTTATGAACGTAaactcctttttttttccttaaattttCTGCTAAAATTCACTTTCTTTTCATGTTGTTGAGGTTTATGTTATGTAATAATACACTTTTTCTCTCCAAATAATATACCTTAAAGTGCTCACAAGCCATGATTATTATGGCATAGGATATAGTTCGGATGCGGATCATACAAGATCTTACGAATATACGACACATAATGGAAAGACGAGTATGGAAAAAATGAAAACGAATCACAGATTTATGAGATTGAAAACTGAGTCTTGGAGGATAGTGCATGCTTCGCCTCTTGACTGGAAAGTCGATAGTTTCCGTCCAGGGTTATCTGACAAAGGAAAGATGTATTGAATTGCGCAAAGTAAAGCTGATTTGGTACCAATGTTCATTCAATCTTCCGACTTCTCAAATGAGACGTTAACCTTGGTGTGCCCACTTCCGCTCGACTATAATCCGCTGCATACAAATGCACTTTATGTGTACAATCACAACAGATTGTCACTTATACATCAACGGCAGAACACAAATGTCATCGATGTTGGGTTACAAACCCATTGGCTGAGGAAGCTGTCGCATGGAATCATGTGTTTACCGTCGCCAACAAAGGTTTACCTTACCTCCATCGTTATTATGACATGGGCTACCCTGTTCACTTCCTTGACAAAAACAACACTCTCGTTGTGTTTTGCATGGAACGTATTGGAGAGAAGAACGAGGACAGTGATGATGAGAACGATGAAAGAATTCCTCAAATCAGGTTatacaaaatctgtaggtaggAATACAAGAATAAGCCAACATCGCATACACAATTTTCTTTGAGCATCATATGTGTGGCTACGTTTACACTCCGAGTCTAGTTTGAATTTATTAAGAAATTTGCAGTTTTAGCTATGAATATGCTCCACTCTATGGAGAGGCGTGCCTACTCTTTTGATTTTGAAGCATTGCCCGAAAACCCTTTTTCATATCTGTTAATTTTGGAGGGcccaaatttataatttatgacacaaataaaataataataatcaccagaaaaaatattttttttattaaccaaACCTCCATTTATATGCTCATTTGTTGTTATGAGCTTTAACTTCTGTTTTAATTAAtgttgaaaacttttttttatctatgtagaatttggttttgttaataacaaaaaatataatactttcCATTCAAagcttttataattttttcataaaatagtttcaaattatgaaataacaaaaacccagtttttatttgtcaacttatattaaaatattatgattataataatattacgtgtattattgttatttgttattattattgaaaataAGATGAATTATATTTGCCTTAGGCCCCGCTGACTCTATGCTTACTTCACTAGGAGCATAACAATGCAGGTGAAGCCTAGAGTCTTACTTCACTAGGACTAGGAGCATAACAATGTAGGTGAAGCCGGATCACTCCCTTGCCTTGtaaaaagagattttttttgtttacccGTAAGACTCTCTATCTCGGAAAGATCCGAGCTTGTGTCTATTTGGTGTCTTGATCTTCTTTTTTCTGGCTTGTGTGTAGATTGGATCAGGGTATAAATAGAGAAACTAAGACCAAATGTTTCATAGCTGTTTTCTCTGAATGTGTTCTGGTCAATGTGAGTGGGTTCCACTTTCAGTCATTTGGCCAGTTGTTGTTACGAATTGAAAACttatagtatttttttcttGGATAAAAATGGTGTTGGAATACATTGATAAATCTTTGTCAATAACGGAGTATTATTGATATACTGTTATGAATAATTAAATATGGATTCTCAGAATAAAGTCCATATTCTAGAAGTTTATAGTTTGCTTATTCCTCAAGTTTTtgtatccatatatatatactctttaTACATGGAATAAAGAACAACAATTTTCCCAATCTCTTCTTTAATTCACATCAATATAGTAAATATTGTTACTCCATGATAGCAGAAGGGAAAAGGGAATGATGATTACAAGAACAATCatttaaagaaatattttgGATTAGCCTGCGAGAACCAAACACCCTTATGCCTATGCACCTTACGGTTTGGTTCTCGAATATACTCCATAACTTCCCTTGAAATGAATACCGACTTGTAGCTTTCACCTTCCCCCTCCCCCTTCCATACCGGTCTATCCTCCAAGTCAATGACTACACTATCTCACTTCTCTTGTATCACCAATTCCAAAGTTTGTAGTACGGTTTTCCTGTGCCTCCGCCTTCTTTGACTAGCCAACACCTCTCCCATCATAGCTAATCTTCTTACCCTAAGATCAATGATACAACGAGGTCCCAACAAGTCAGACAATCACCTCATCCGGCTTCATGAGCATACCAGAACATTGTCCCATTCCCATTGCCAACCTCAATTGCATGAAGTGGCTTCGCTATCTCTCTATAATTTAGTAGTTTCTTCCACCTCCAAAATCCTAAAGAAGTAATTTTCGATATTGACCAAAAAAACTCTTTCCTGATAAGATTCTTCTTAATCCAATTAACCCAAAGTAAATCCTTAGTAGAGAGAATTTGCTATATCAACTTCAAGCAACAAACTTTGTTCACATCTTCAAGTTCTCAGACCTAAACCATCTTCCTCCTTTCCACGTCACTTTCGCGTTATGCGGATTTAGAGTGGGTCCTGACCAGTGGCGGACGCACATGTAAAGAAGTGCTTATGTCTCTGAGCTGAAGGATTCAGTCTGAAAGTTTGATtgaacaacagcaacaacactAAGCTAGCTTTCAGGTAAACGTCACGTATAAGAGTAAGTTGCTTATGTTGAGGTTATTGATGCACAAGAATTAACAAACACATCAATAAGAAATTATACATTATAGACATATCACCAAAACACTAATAAGAAGCACCATTAACAATCAAATCTCCCCCAAATCTCAAACTGATCTTCTAACAATCtcaacaaattttaaaattaaaaaaaaaacaatcaagaatcactaaattaaaaaaaaaacaaacaatcaaGAATCTCTAAGTTCAGAGTGAGAACTTCTTAGTTGATTGCATCACACCTTCGCCGGATCTCTCCTCGCCGTCCGGTCAAAACGCCGTAGACGCTAAGCTTCTGCATGGCTCCTGCGAAGTCTTTAAAGAACCGAGCTTGGTCGCTCGCGTATAGCTCAACGAAAGGCCGGGTTCTCGGATCGGAATACAACCCATGATCCGACTCTAGCAACCCGAGACCTTTCGGAATGTTCTGGAAGTACATGTTGTCGAACTTGTTCGGAGTCATCACGTCGTTGAAGACAGAGATCGTAGGGTCATTTCGGTAATTCGAACAAGCTTTCTTTAGAGCGTCCGCGAATCTCGGGTTATACCCGGTTTCGTTCACCCGGGCGACCCGGTTGGTGAACTCTTTGCAATGCGAGAATCCGATGGTGTGGGCCCCGCTCAAAGCGACCATTTCCTGAACGGAGAATCCTCTGGAGGTGAACTGTTCGACGAGCTTCGAGATCGGAGAAGAAGGAAGAGGGAGGCTATCGGCGAGGAGGAGCGACGATCTCGAGACGCGAGAGTCGCGGCGGCCGAGGGAGATCTCGTAGTAAGGTCCGCCGACCGTGACGAGGAGATCGCGGACGGCGGCGGCGAGGATATCGGAGCAAGAGACGGTGTTGGGGCAAGCGAGCTCGAGTGCGGTTTTGGCGCGGATCACGACGTCGAAGCCGTCTCCGGGGAGAGAGAGGTTGATCGAGGAGTCGCGTTCTGCGGTGGCGAAAGCGGTGGAGGAGACGAGGACGGAGGCGTCGCAGCCGTTGGGGAAGCAGTCGTGGAAGAAGAGGCGGAGTGCGGCGGCGGCGGTTGTTGGGGTGGTGATCTGTTTGTTGGTGATGGTGTCGCGGACAATGTCGAGGAATCTAGGGCATGATTTGGAGTAGAAGTCGGTGGTGAGGCGAGATTCAACGGCGGAAGATTGTAAGGAGAAGTTGATAAAGAAGAGGAGGATGATGAGTTTTGCCATTGTTGAAGGAGATAGAGAACTTAGCTTCAGTAGAGTAAGATTTAATGGAAAAGGAAGAAGTAGGAGAGAGAGTGAAGATCACGCGCTTCTGTACAATCCACCACCAATCACGGGAGAGTGTAAAAGCTTTGGTATAGAGGTGGATGATCCGGTTATTTTATCATTACGAGTCATTGACCCGTTTACTGTGTGTGTTTCGTAATCATTGATCGGTTATCTTAATAATTGAGTCGGTTTAGTAAAGCAGAAAAAATAGTAAGAAATTTTTAGAAGAacctttttaaaagaaaaattagacAGAACAAGGGGAATGTGATGATAGCTAAGAGATTCTGTTGTGAACTACCCATCTTATAACGCGCATGTGCTTAGATGGTCCTATCCCATCTAATCCCAGATGTACTTGGTGTATTTATCGCGGTCAGTGTCAATTACAAGAATAGGGTACTGTAAAATAAACATAACATGAATTataattctttcaaaaaaagtaggatgtttttttaattaaaactgtAGTTGCTAGCATTTAGGAGATAATCGCAATAGTAGCCAAGGAAATAAtggtaaaaagaaaacaagcaGAAATGGTAAAAGAGATGGAGAATGTGGTTCTTCAAGTCTCTTGCTTGGGTTTCTTCGAAGTCGAGTTCCATAATGCAGCGTTCAGTGCAGAGGATGTCACCAAGGAAGCTCTCAACAAACTTGTTGCctgatttaaagaaaaaaaaaacgaaatattTAGGAGAATCGTTACATGTTTCTTCTTGACCACAATCGATATATACCTGTTTTTTGCTGATGCGTATTTCTTGCACCTGTATATCCTTTGCTCGACTCTCCAACTTTTTCAGTATGCAGATAGCTGAGCTTGAGGTCATCGGTGTAATGATCAGATCATCTGATACTGTAAACTTTGCGTCTCTTTTCATGAATCCGCTACCACCTGATGACTGATCACCTCCATGAGATTTTGAATCAATCAGAGCCAAAGGTTCCTTAGTGCTGATTCTATGAAAGCTCTGAGGTTGCTCAATGATGATATTGAGCAATTGCTTCTGACATGTATAGTAATGAGGGAGCACGGCTTTGGATGTTGAAACTTCTGTAGCACTCAAGACCTTGAAGCTTTTGAACAGGTTTCCAATGCACCCAAAAGTGGAGCTGTCACCAGATACATTAATTACAGATTCCAGCGGAACAGCAAGAAACGAGAATAAAAGATCAACAAAGTCTTCTCCACATTCAACATATAAAACCTTCATGTCATGTTTCCTCACGATGGCGCTGAAAGTTATTACTCCTTCTGATTCATCTATTTCTCTCCCCAGATCTGGACTTAGTGTTTCACAAGTCTTCATCACACCTTGGAGACTTTGTCTGTTCAAAAACGTGTCCGTCAAGGGAGCATTTGAGGAAAAGATACATTCCAACAGAGTCATGACCTaaattaagacattagaaaGATAGTGAGAGTATGATTTGAATCAGAGCTTGTTTTTCTATAAAATGTAACGCTACACATAACATGTACCAGACAGTAACATACCTCATCAAAACCGACATCGACGAGCCTTTCCCCAACCGTAGAAAAATCACCACAGCCTACAGAATTGAGGTTCCTCAAGACAAGGTCAGTGGACCGAACTGCCACTTTCAAGTCGTCAGTTATGATGAATGAAGACCTGCCTCTAACAAATACTCCGTCTTGTATGTTCTTGTCGACAGTTATTCCATTACACGGGATCTCTACGTTCATCAACATTCCACATCCACATCGAGAAGTGCTAAAATAACTGCACATTTTACAGATAGTGAAAGTACTGCAGACAAACAACTTGATACCATCAGTAGGATGTAAGTTGAGTTTAAGCCTTCTGCAGTGTACATCCCACAAGCTCCTCGGATAAAGCAGCATCTGCTTACAAGCTTCAGTCTCAAAATCATCTGTGCCCATATCCACGACACTTTTATAGAGATTGCTAAAACAACCAATAGGGACAGTCTCAGATTTTCGATGATTCTCAAGCAATCTGACAATGGTGCCCATAGGCAGTGTCAGAAGACTGAAGAGCACATCAACAAAGTCCCTACAAGCCTCAGCAAAAACAACCTTGTTGTTCTCCTCATCAACGACAAGTTTCAAAGTGAACTTAGTCTCGCCAGAACTCTTAGCCATATTCCTAACAAAAGTTTTAGATGGAAGACAGAAGATAACTTTTcaaggataataaaaaaatcacagcCATCCTCAACACTTATAAAGACACAAACCAATAAACCCTAAACAAACCCTTTCAGTTTCCAAAAACTTTACCGAAAAACCAAGCGTCATAACAAATACTGTGAACCCATCGCTCATGCTTTCATCTCTATCATTAAATGAACAGTAAGGCCAAAACCAAGTTCCAAGGTTTTAGTCAAGTTTCGATATCGTGAACAACAGAGACCAGTTCATACTATCAATTTCCCAAAAGTCAACTCTAGTTTAATTAATTCAAAACCTTGATAAATCATGAATACAAGTGAAGATACAACAATAATACTATGATCTTCGTAACGTATGAAAACTATCCAAATGAAAACCTAAaatttttcaaagttttaacataaaaatatgAGAAGTAGCTAAAACTCAAAAGATTAGCAATGTAGATATCCAAGAAACAAATATAGTTACTGAAACAGTCAGATGCTAATCAAAAGATTCTCTAGTAATCAAGAGCTTGACGTTTTGGGACGTTTACATGTGATAATGATAGCCAATACTCGAGTGGatacataattaatttttacaGGTAGCAATGCTACAGAACAGTGAATGAAGAGTTTCCAGGGAAAATGCTTTTGAGTATACATATTTATTCAATTGGTTTTTGATTATACAACAAAAAATCTAGTTTAATACAAACAAAACCGGGTTTCTTCTACCACTTTAAGCGGATTAGATTACAAACAAACCAGGTAATTTCAACCCCGGTTTACTAATCTCAACCTCATCATTCAAAAACTCACCAATCGTTTTCTATATATCGTCAGTGGGCATGATCTTCAACAGCTTGACCAGATCATATGACTTGAAATCTCTTCCAAAGCA
This window encodes:
- the LOC103863954 gene encoding peroxidase 63 codes for the protein MAKLIILLFFINFSLQSSAVESRLTTDFYSKSCPRFLDIVRDTITNKQITTPTTAAAALRLFFHDCFPNGCDASVLVSSTAFATAERDSSINLSLPGDGFDVVIRAKTALELACPNTVSCSDILAAAVRDLLVTVGGPYYEISLGRRDSRVSRSSLLLADSLPLPSSPISKLVEQFTSRGFSVQEMVALSGAHTIGFSHCKEFTNRVARVNETGYNPRFADALKKACSNYRNDPTISVFNDVMTPNKFDNMYFQNIPKGLGLLESDHGLYSDPRTRPFVELYASDQARFFKDFAGAMQKLSVYGVLTGRRGEIRRRCDAIN
- the LOC103863956 gene encoding uncharacterized protein LOC103863956 isoform X1, whose protein sequence is MAKSSGETKFTLKLVVDEENNKVVFAEACRDFVDVLFSLLTLPMGTIVRLLENHRKSETVPIGCFSNLYKSVVDMGTDDFETEACKQMLLYPRSLWDVHCRRLKLNLHPTDGIKLFVCSTFTICKMCSYFSTSRCGCGMLMNVEIPCNGITVDKNIQDGVFVRGRSSFIITDDLKVAVRSTDLVLRNLNSVGCGDFSTVGERLVDVGFDEVMTLLECIFSSNAPLTDTFLNRQSLQGVMKTCETLSPDLGREIDESEGVITFSAIVRKHDMKVLYVECGEDFVDLLFSFLAVPLESVINVSGDSSTFGCIGNLFKSFKVLSATEVSTSKAVLPHYYTCQKQLLNIIIEQPQSFHRISTKEPLALIDSKSHGGDQSSGGSGFMKRDAKFTVSDDLIITPMTSSSAICILKKLESRAKDIQVQEIRISKKQVYIDCGQEETCNDSPKYFVFFFFKSGNKFVESFLGDILCTERCIMELDFEETQARDLKNHILHLFYHFCLFSFYHYFLGYYCDYLLNASNYSFN
- the LOC103863956 gene encoding uncharacterized protein LOC103863956 isoform X2 translates to MAKSSGETKFTLKLVVDEENNKVVFAEACRDFVDVLFSLLTLPMGTIVRLLENHRKSETVPIGCFSNLYKSVVDMGTDDFETEACKQMLLYPRSLWDVHCRRLKLNLHPTDGIKLFVCSTFTICKMCSYFSTSRCGCGMLMNVEIPCNGITVDKNIQDGVFVRGRSSFIITDDLKVAVRSTDLVLRNLNSVGCGDFSTVGERLVDVGFDEVMTLLECIFSSNAPLTDTFLNRQSLQGVMKTCETLSPDLGREIDESEGVITFSAIVRKHDMKVLYVECGEDFVDLLFSFLAVPLESVINVSGDSSTFGCIGNLFKSFKVLSATEVSTSKAVLPHYYTCQKQLLNIIIEQPQSFHRISTKEPLALIDSKSHGGDQSSGGSGFMKRDAKFTVSDDLIITPMTSSSAICILKKLESRAKDIQVQEIRISKKQATSLLRASLVTSSALNAALWNSTSKKPKQET